In Actinomycetota bacterium, the DNA window AAGGGCTTCGATCGATCGCGGAAGCGTTCCTGACGCTCCGACCCAAACTAACGCGCGAGATCCTCTGCCTCGAGCTCGAGATGTTTCTCTACGCGGACCGACATCCACGATGGGGTCGCGCCGAGTTGCGGGCCTTGCGCGAGGCCCGGCGCGAGGAGGCCGATCGGCTGGAAGCCGCCGCTGCCGAGCGAGGCGAGCGCCTCCCCATGCCCGCCGAGGACTTCTTCGTGGCACTGGAGGCGCTCCTCATCGGGATCGCCCGGGAACAGTTCCGAGATCCCGCCGTGCTCTCCGACTCGACGATCGAGAGTCTGATCGTGGGGCTCGCAGGCTGATCGAGCGTCTCCGCATCCGGCGACGACGGCGAGCTCTCCGCGCTGATCGACCTCGTGGGCACACGCGCCGCTACGCCGGTGATGCGTCGAGGCGACCGCCTGCGCCATGATGGGGCGTGCCCGCTCTCAGCGACCTGCCGACAGGAACCGTCACGTTCCTGTTCACCGACATCGAGGGGAGTACGCGGCTCGTCCAGGGCTTGGGTGACGCGTACCCGCCGTTGCTCGAGCAGCATCACGACATCGTGCGGTCCACGGTCGAGGCGAACGACGGCCTGGTCGTCAGCACGGAGGGCGACTCGTTCTTCGCCGTCTTTCCGGCCGCGCCCGCGGCCCTGCGCGCCGCGGTCGAGGCGCAGCTCGCGCTCGAGCGGCATGCGTGGTCCGACGACGCACGGATCCGCGTGCGCATGGGGCTCCACACGTGCGAGGGACGGATCGGCGCAGGGTCCTACGTGGGGGTCGACGTGCACCGCGGCGCGAGGATCGGCGCGGCCGGTCACGGTGGCCAGGTGCTCGTCTCGGCCAGCACCGCGCAGCTCGCCGAACGCGACCTGCCTTCCGAGGTGTCGCTGATCGATCTCGGCGAGCACCGGCTCAAGGACCTGCTGCAGCCGGAACACATCTTCCAGGCGCAGCATCCGGCGCTCGCGGTCGACTTCCCGCCCCTCAAGACCCTGAACGACCGCCCGAACAACCTGCCGACGCAGACCTCCGAACTCGTGGGGCGAGATCGGGAGCTCCGCGAGCTCCGTGACCTGCTCGCCGACCCGGGCGTGCGGCTGCTGACCCTGATCGGGCCAGGGGGCATCGGCAAGACGAGGCTGGCGGTGCAGGTCGGCGCGGAGCAGGCCGACCTCGCACCCGACGGCGTCTTCTTCGTCGATCTCTCACCGGTGACCGACGCCGATGCGGCGTTCGATGCCGTCGCTCGGGCGGTCGGTGCGTCCGGCACCGGCGGGCCGCTCGACCTCCTGCGTGAGCATCTTGCGTCGCGGCGCGTGCTCCTGGTGCTCGACAACCTCGAGCAGGTGATCGACGCAGCGGGTGGCATCGCCGAGCTGCTGCGATCGAGCCCGGGTCTTCGCGTACTCGTCACGAGCCGGGAGGCGCTGCGGATCCGAGGCGAGCGCCTCCTCGCCGTGCCGCCGCTGACGCTCCCCGACGATGTCGCGTCGCCGGAGTCCGTCGCGCGCTCGGAGGCGGGGAGACTCTTCGTCGAGCGGGCACGTGACGCCCGTCCGGGGTTCGAGCTCGCCGACGACGATGCCGAGGAAGTGGCAGAGATCTGCGTTCGGCTCGACGGGCTCCCTCTCGCGATCGAGCTGGCAGCCGCGCGGATCGGGCTGTTCTCGCCGGGCGAGCTGCGGGATCGGCTTCGCGAGCACGCCGGCGTCCTCGGCGGCGACACCCGCGACCTCCCTGAGCGGCAGCAGACCCTGCGGAGCACGATCGAGTGGAGCGAGCGCCTCCTGGACGAGGAGGAGCGCTCGACGTTCCGGCTGTTCTCGGTCTTCGCGTCCGCTCGCATCGATGCGGTGGAGGCGGTGGCCGCGCGGCTGAACGGACACTCCGGAGCGGACGTGCTCCCGCGATTGGCGTCGCTCGTCGACAAGAGCCTCATCCGAAGCCTCGACGAGGACGGTCACCGCCGGCTCGCGATGCTCGAGACGATCCGTGACTACGCCGCCGAGCGGCTCGACGAGCTGCCGGAGCAGCGCGATGCTGCCATGCGTGCGCACGCGGAGCACTTCGCTGAGGTGGCGCACGAACGGCGGGAGCGGCTCACCGGTCGGGAGCGTGCGGAGGTCCTCGCCGAGCTGGAAGCCGACCTCGGCAACCTGCGCGCTGCGTGGCGCTACTGGGTACAGGCCCGCGACCTCGGACGACTCGATGCCATGCTCGATGCGCTGTGGGCGCTGCACGACGACCGCGGCTGGTACCACGGGGCGATCGCGCTCTCGAACGACCTGCTCTCCGTGCTCTCGACAGCGCCGCTGACGATGGAGCGCACCGCCCAGGAGATCACGGTGCGGACGAGCCTCGCTCGCGGCCTCATGGCGATCCGCGGCTATACGCAGGAGGTCGAGGACATCTACGCGGACGTGCTCGC includes these proteins:
- a CDS encoding TetR family transcriptional regulator encodes the protein MATALSRAERKLQTRAAVIDAAAALFAKQGIEATSLDRIAGTIGLTKGAVYSTFASKEELIDAVAESRSVLIDPDPLFRADLPLREGLRSIAEAFLTLRPKLTREILCLELEMFLYADRHPRWGRAELRALREARREEADRLEAAAAERGERLPMPAEDFFVALEALLIGIAREQFRDPAVLSDSTIESLIVGLAG
- a CDS encoding adenylate/guanylate cyclase domain-containing protein; protein product: MPALSDLPTGTVTFLFTDIEGSTRLVQGLGDAYPPLLEQHHDIVRSTVEANDGLVVSTEGDSFFAVFPAAPAALRAAVEAQLALERHAWSDDARIRVRMGLHTCEGRIGAGSYVGVDVHRGARIGAAGHGGQVLVSASTAQLAERDLPSEVSLIDLGEHRLKDLLQPEHIFQAQHPALAVDFPPLKTLNDRPNNLPTQTSELVGRDRELRELRDLLADPGVRLLTLIGPGGIGKTRLAVQVGAEQADLAPDGVFFVDLSPVTDADAAFDAVARAVGASGTGGPLDLLREHLASRRVLLVLDNLEQVIDAAGGIAELLRSSPGLRVLVTSREALRIRGERLLAVPPLTLPDDVASPESVARSEAGRLFVERARDARPGFELADDDAEEVAEICVRLDGLPLAIELAAARIGLFSPGELRDRLREHAGVLGGDTRDLPERQQTLRSTIEWSERLLDEEERSTFRLFSVFASARIDAVEAVAARLNGHSGADVLPRLASLVDKSLIRSLDEDGHRRLAMLETIRDYAAERLDELPEQRDAAMRAHAEHFAEVAHERRERLTGRERAEVLAELEADLGNLRAAWRYWVQARDLGRLDAMLDALWALHDDRGWYHGAIALSNDLLSVLSTAPLTMERTAQEITVRTSLARGLMAIRGYTQEVEDIYADVLAQLGETGEPSDAVPLLRSLASLSLYRGDFDKGIGIGRRLLELAERQQDLALQAEGHLRVGTNLVSLGHVDEGLEHLDRAIGLFDPQRQASGRLRLGANPGIVPYTTSAFVLWSIGHPARAMERGAGALRVAAELRHPYSAAYALFHVAFLDMWRSDWSSVHERASQVREIAEEHDYQVWRALALIFLGVSETALGRPAEGMTLSDQGIARYQDLTTPPVFWPMLLAVRARGFGMAGRPEEGLEPVDQAIELMRGLDNVLFPQLPLVKGDLLLASSDADDARDSFRNAFESAEVAGARMWQLRAATRLAELRSASGEPADEERAALRTVYETFAEEPDTADLADARIALGDSGR